TTCCTTTTGCGATATGTGATTGTACGACGCTCACGCAAGCGGGATATGTCGGCGAAGACATCGAGAGTGTGATAGCAAAATTGTTGCAGGATGCCAATtacaggtaaaaaatttattttttttaacaaaaaattttaaaaattttttaaaagttgaattttttttgtattaaaaaaaattttatttgatattttcttacaaaaacttatatttttttttatttttttttccatatcgattttttaataaattttttaaaatatttttttcctcaaaattaaattatttatttcaaaatatttaaagtttttgatttaatttttttctaaatttttatttaacttgataaaaaatttttccaaaatggttaaggaaaattctaaataaatatttttttttcttatgataaaaattaaaaattgatttaaataaatatattttttttcttatgataaaaattaaaaattgacataattttctatttatttttttttctaaaaaaataaatttaataaaattttgatttataaaaaattaataataaaaaataattaaaaatttatcgatacaatttttttaaatttatcttaacaaaaataaattttatttatttttttttaaatttaatttcagtgTGGAACGCGCACAAACAGGTATTGTTTTCCTCGATGAAGTCGACAAAATCGGTGCCGTACCTGGAATTCATCAACTTCGAGATGTTGGCGGCGAAGGAGTACAACAAGGCATGTTAAAAATGCTTGAAGGTAcgaatttccttaaaaattttatcaatttcaaacaaaacttcataaaaaaatatttttaggaacGATCGTGAATGTCCCCGAAAAGAACAGTCCTCGAAAATTGCGCGGAGAAACAGTACAAGTTGACACAACGAACATCCTCTTTGTGGCGTCAGGAGCTTACACAGGTCTTGATCGACTTGTTGCACGACGTCTCAatgaaaaagtaagtttttcatttttaaataattttttttgatgaaaaacatggattttttttgtagtatctCGGTTTTGGCATGCCCGCCAATTCGTCAGAAGGTCGGAGAGCGGCTCAAGCTTCCGCAGCGCCAATGGATGACGATCAAGCGGAACGAGATGCTAACTTGAGAAAAGTGCAGGCGCGCGATTTGGTTGAATTTGGAATGATTCctgtaagttttaatttttttttcatgattttttcttaaatattgaatttaattttttttattgacttgaaattgaaatatatagcagattaatctaaaaaaaaattaaatttaaaaaaaaattaaaattactaaaattaataaaaattaattaattaaaattaatatttaaaaaaaattaattaattttaattcattttttcaattaatttaattatttaataatttattttaaaaacatatttaaaataattaattataaaatttatttttaattaatttaataattattttttttaatatatgaaTTAGGTTCattcgaattaaatttttttatgattttttatgttttaaaattttttaaatatttttttaaaataaatttttattttcttttacagGAATTTGTTGGTCGATTCCCCGTTTTGGTACCTTTCCACAGCTTGGATGTCGAAATGCTTGTCCGGATATTGACTGAGCCGAAAAATGCATTGGTACCTCAATACCGTGCCCTTCTCGGCATGGATCAAGTCGACTTGACATTCGACCAAGAAGCATTGAAAGCGATCGCAACCCTTGCGCAGGAACGACAAACGGGTGCACGTGGCTTGCGAGCGATTatggtaagaaaaatttccaatttttcacgaatttcttttaaatttccatttttttttttaaggaatccCTACTGCTCGATGTGATGTTCGAAGTGCCTGGCTCCGACGTGAAAACCGTGCATATTACCGAGGACTCGGTCGGCGGTAAGAGTCCTCCGATTTACATGAAACGTGAAGCCTCGTCAGACAAATCTCCGTCATCAGATCCAGACTCGACGTCACCGAATTCGACGTCGACTTCGGAGGAAGAGGAGACAAAAGTTCGTGTCAAACAATGAATCATGGTTTAAAATGAttatctctcattttttttacaactattattattttgatgcgATTTTTAGTTGTAACATTGCATTGCATTACATTTAAAACGAGAAACATTAGTttgtagatatttttttttacaatcaaTCAGCTTCCAAATCATTCttccattcataaaaaaatagaaattagaCAAAATTAACCCATAAAAACAGGAAtaacagacaaaaattaattaatcttttatAATATATCTTTATCCAAAGTACATTGTCTTATGAAGGACCTCATTTGTGTCAAAAACGGGCTCGATTTTCGACGTAAGGAAGACTTACGAGGTCCCCCAATGAAAAACTATTGGTTAGTGTCTCGCGTGTGAATCTTgttactaaattaaaaagcttCATTTCGGAATTTTTAGCACAAAAGCACCA
The sequence above is drawn from the Culicoides brevitarsis isolate CSIRO-B50_1 chromosome 1, AGI_CSIRO_Cbre_v1, whole genome shotgun sequence genome and encodes:
- the LOC134828199 gene encoding ATP-dependent Clp protease ATP-binding subunit clpX-like, mitochondrial isoform X2 — protein: MMRSVRSSLTIGRLAVQPKTTNIRAGLVYILATQPCNSAVGNGSHRHFHLSHVCDKSSKDTTTGNEGGSGSKSGGDGGKKGKNTLSCPKCGDPCTNVETFVSSTRFVKCEKCHHFFVVLSEVDSKKTVKEDARQGQRKPPPPPKKIMEYLDRHVVGQDLAKKVLSVAVYNHYKRIYHNLPATPTAPNAANGGQPMESVVGRNDLLHISGIGHTMMSSTPTEVPRPPPTPPQNAHPGSELLDKKTHDLKLEKSNILMLGPTGSGKTLLAQTIAKCLDVPFAICDCTTLTQAGYVGEDIESVIAKLLQDANYSVERAQTGIVFLDEVDKIGAVPGIHQLRDVGGEGVQQGMLKMLEGTIVNVPEKNSPRKLRGETVQVDTTNILFVASGAYTGLDRLVARRLNEKYLGFGMPANSSEGRRAAQASAAPMDDDQAERDANLRKVQARDLVEFGMIPEFVGRFPVLVPFHSLDVEMLVRILTEPKNALVPQYRALLGMDQVDLTFDQEALKAIATLAQERQTGARGLRAIMESLLLDVMFEVPGSDVKTVHITEDSVGGKSPPIYMKREASSDKSPSSDPDSTSPNSTSTSEEEETKYIVL
- the LOC134828199 gene encoding ATP-dependent Clp protease ATP-binding subunit clpX-like, mitochondrial isoform X1, whose translation is MMRSVRSSLTIGRLAVQPKTTNIRAGLVYILATQPCNSAVGNGSHRHFHLSHVCDKSSKDTTTGNEGGSGSKSGGDGGKKGKNTLSCPKCGDPCTNVETFVSSTRFVKCEKCHHFFVVLSEVDSKKTVKEDARQGQRKPPPPPKKIMEYLDRHVVGQDLAKKVLSVAVYNHYKRIYHNLPATPTAPNAANGGQPMESVVGRNDLLHISGIGHTMMSSTPTEVPRPPPTPPQNAHPGSELLDKKTHDLKLEKSNILMLGPTGSGKTLLAQTIAKCLDVPFAICDCTTLTQAGYVGEDIESVIAKLLQDANYSVERAQTGIVFLDEVDKIGAVPGIHQLRDVGGEGVQQGMLKMLEGTIVNVPEKNSPRKLRGETVQVDTTNILFVASGAYTGLDRLVARRLNEKYLGFGMPANSSEGRRAAQASAAPMDDDQAERDANLRKVQARDLVEFGMIPEFVGRFPVLVPFHSLDVEMLVRILTEPKNALVPQYRALLGMDQVDLTFDQEALKAIATLAQERQTGARGLRAIMESLLLDVMFEVPGSDVKTVHITEDSVGGKSPPIYMKREASSDKSPSSDPDSTSPNSTSTSEEEETKHSQKMELRIVQ